The proteins below are encoded in one region of Chloroflexota bacterium:
- a CDS encoding putative glycoside hydrolase produces MPDANTVQSRQRTVTTILIAIPIVLLVLYLIPVKVGGQVTDARTAQPLADVAVDLGKKEIRTDAEGRFSTRTFRFRPVNASIELDRYQPWQGKSQFNLIPLLPASIVAAVQPNRLGGQIVDASSNEPVPGVILTAADQSATSDKAGQFELLNVPRENVILQAESDGFIPFQQAVDAGQLAANASMLTLQLLPDGLRGTVSDAATGQTLPGASVLFGDRTTESQDDGFYYVSHVSGSDLLQVILPGYLPASIAVESTAILAGEEPLDVALEPTVLSGKAVDGRTGEPLAETKLAIGGKTLIADEAGGFHFQGLHGNGLLLEASLAGYEPVRVAVDETSHLLDGQDLVVELLPKHLAGRVFNLVTDSPLAGATVIAGNNGADTDDDGRFILWGAEAPLEVVVSAEGFSDAESRFDDNQEIRVALKPRHAVITVEDLESGERLPGISLIGPRSQNTSDAQGVALLRLLDPGEVFTVTADGFSTAVIPYDGADQVQVQLYRDTIAGHAVDGKRGEGIIGATVYVYDGAQCQGAQCQGTEPAVMADTNADGSFLVEDAPPDAQVMVKAPGFDLYFPEALDQGECGAPYCLEAELQPFEARGFYIPFHYLYNRALIEERLDLVANSPVLNTVVVDMKSDLGEIAWEPRNEVARDIGVYDPNLMSAQEFLEKARERGIYTIARFVTFKDNALAEGRPEWGARKKDSPGVLWRDAEKLAWVDVYRDEVRQYEIDLAKELAELGYDEIQFDYFRFTGHPDHTQFDYVVESTTENRVEAITTFSSELMDALKPYGVFTSIDVFGSIILTGQEPFIGQNLAEMAAGLDYVSPMIYPQVWWPGTFPGCDEPVLCPYQVIYDSTERVRDTVALPTRIRPWLQGYPNNYRSSGPAAGYNYSVPEMMIQRKAADDAGADGWLFWSGGGNFPDQIFGPMPSLVDLQAQVAARQGR; encoded by the coding sequence GTGCCAGATGCAAACACCGTGCAATCCCGTCAACGTACGGTGACCACTATACTGATTGCCATTCCCATTGTTCTTCTCGTTCTCTATCTCATTCCGGTCAAGGTCGGCGGTCAAGTCACCGACGCCCGGACAGCGCAACCCCTGGCCGATGTGGCGGTCGATCTGGGAAAAAAAGAGATTCGAACCGATGCCGAAGGACGTTTCTCCACACGCACCTTCCGCTTCCGGCCAGTAAACGCCAGTATCGAGCTCGATCGCTACCAACCGTGGCAAGGGAAGAGCCAGTTCAACTTGATTCCCCTGTTGCCTGCCTCCATCGTTGCGGCGGTGCAACCTAACCGGTTGGGTGGCCAGATCGTCGATGCTTCCAGCAATGAACCGGTGCCCGGTGTGATTCTTACTGCAGCAGACCAGTCCGCGACCAGCGACAAGGCTGGCCAGTTCGAGTTGCTTAACGTGCCCCGGGAGAATGTGATCCTCCAGGCGGAGTCCGATGGTTTCATTCCATTTCAGCAGGCGGTGGACGCCGGGCAGCTGGCAGCCAATGCGAGTATGTTGACCCTTCAGTTGCTGCCCGACGGCTTGCGCGGTACTGTCAGCGATGCTGCCACCGGGCAGACCTTGCCAGGCGCCTCGGTACTTTTCGGTGACCGCACCACCGAAAGCCAGGATGATGGTTTCTACTATGTCTCACATGTCAGCGGCAGTGACCTGTTGCAGGTGATCTTGCCCGGGTACCTGCCAGCCTCGATCGCAGTCGAGTCGACGGCCATTCTGGCGGGGGAAGAACCACTTGACGTAGCCCTGGAGCCGACGGTGTTGTCGGGCAAGGCTGTCGATGGACGCACCGGTGAGCCCCTGGCTGAGACGAAGCTTGCAATCGGCGGTAAAACCCTGATTGCCGACGAAGCCGGCGGTTTCCACTTCCAAGGGCTGCACGGCAATGGTCTATTGCTGGAGGCGTCGCTCGCCGGCTACGAGCCCGTTCGGGTGGCTGTGGATGAGACCAGCCACCTGTTGGATGGCCAGGACCTGGTCGTGGAGCTGCTGCCGAAGCATCTGGCAGGCCGTGTCTTCAACCTGGTTACCGACAGCCCCCTGGCTGGCGCCACTGTCATTGCCGGCAACAATGGGGCGGATACCGACGACGATGGCCGCTTCATTTTGTGGGGCGCCGAAGCACCCCTTGAAGTGGTAGTCAGCGCTGAGGGCTTCTCCGATGCTGAGTCCAGGTTTGACGACAACCAGGAGATTCGGGTCGCCTTAAAACCGAGGCATGCGGTGATCACGGTGGAGGATCTGGAATCGGGTGAAAGGCTGCCGGGGATTTCGTTGATTGGCCCGCGTAGCCAGAACACTTCCGATGCCCAGGGGGTTGCCCTGTTGCGTCTGCTGGATCCTGGCGAGGTTTTCACCGTCACGGCTGATGGATTTTCGACAGCGGTCATTCCTTATGACGGGGCGGACCAAGTTCAGGTGCAGCTCTACCGGGATACGATTGCAGGCCATGCCGTCGACGGCAAGAGGGGCGAAGGGATCATCGGTGCCACGGTGTACGTTTATGATGGCGCGCAATGCCAGGGCGCGCAATGCCAAGGTACTGAACCGGCGGTCATGGCAGATACAAACGCCGACGGCAGCTTTCTGGTCGAAGATGCGCCACCCGATGCCCAGGTGATGGTCAAGGCGCCAGGATTCGATCTCTATTTTCCCGAGGCGCTGGACCAGGGCGAATGCGGCGCTCCCTATTGCCTGGAAGCGGAGTTGCAGCCATTCGAGGCACGGGGCTTTTACATTCCCTTCCACTATCTCTATAACCGGGCGCTGATCGAGGAACGGCTGGACCTGGTAGCAAATTCACCCGTGCTGAACACGGTAGTGGTCGATATGAAAAGTGACCTGGGTGAAATCGCCTGGGAACCCAGGAACGAGGTGGCCCGGGACATCGGGGTCTACGACCCGAATCTCATGAGCGCTCAGGAGTTCCTGGAGAAAGCCAGGGAGCGGGGCATCTATACCATTGCCCGCTTTGTGACCTTTAAGGACAATGCCCTGGCCGAGGGACGCCCGGAATGGGGCGCCCGCAAGAAGGACTCCCCTGGTGTGTTGTGGCGGGACGCCGAAAAGCTTGCCTGGGTCGACGTCTATCGGGATGAGGTGCGCCAATACGAAATCGATCTGGCCAAGGAACTGGCCGAACTGGGCTATGATGAGATCCAGTTCGATTACTTCCGCTTCACAGGCCATCCCGATCACACCCAGTTTGACTACGTGGTGGAAAGCACTACCGAGAACCGGGTCGAGGCCATTACCACCTTTTCCAGCGAGTTGATGGATGCGCTGAAGCCCTACGGCGTGTTCACATCGATCGACGTCTTTGGCAGCATTATTTTGACAGGCCAGGAACCCTTCATTGGTCAGAATCTGGCCGAAATGGCAGCGGGACTCGACTACGTGAGTCCAATGATCTACCCTCAGGTTTGGTGGCCCGGGACCTTCCCCGGTTGCGATGAGCCGGTGCTTTGTCCCTATCAGGTAATCTATGACAGCACCGAACGGGTACGGGACACCGTGGCGCTGCCCACGCGGATTCGGCCCTGGTTGCAGGGTTATCCCAACAACTATCGAAGCTCGGGGCCTGCTGCCGGCTATAACTATTCGGTACCCGAGATGATGATCCAGCGCAAGGCCGCGGACGATGCCGGCGCCGACGGCTGGCTTTTCTGGTCGGGCGGTGGCAATTTCCCCGATCAGATCTTTGGACCGATGCCCTCACTGGTTGACCTGCAGGCCCAGGTGGCTGCCCGCCAGGGAAGATAG
- a CDS encoding DUF1349 domain-containing protein: protein MKFEFLSETLPDAFRWLNEPLAYSTGQGLTLMTRPETDFWQGTHYGFRRDNGHCLLTSIQGDFTLETRTEFAPVAQYDQCGLMVRVDSANWIKCSLEYENSSLSRLGSVVTNGGFSDWATQDITTPVYTISYRISKSGQDFLIEYSWDGESWYQMRITHLANCPESLDAGLYACSPVGEGFQCTFEYLATGENQWDT, encoded by the coding sequence ATGAAATTTGAATTCCTGTCTGAAACACTGCCAGACGCTTTTCGCTGGTTAAATGAGCCCCTGGCCTATTCCACTGGTCAGGGGTTAACATTGATGACACGACCTGAGACCGATTTCTGGCAGGGCACCCATTACGGATTTCGCAGGGATAATGGGCACTGCCTGTTGACCTCGATACAGGGTGATTTCACTTTGGAAACCAGAACTGAATTTGCCCCTGTTGCCCAATATGACCAGTGCGGTTTGATGGTGAGGGTGGACAGCGCGAATTGGATAAAGTGCTCCCTGGAATATGAGAACAGCTCGCTGAGCCGACTGGGTTCGGTGGTGACAAACGGCGGATTCTCCGATTGGGCCACCCAGGATATCACAACGCCGGTCTACACAATATCCTATCGCATCAGTAAAAGCGGCCAGGACTTTCTGATCGAATATTCATGGGACGGTGAAAGTTGGTATCAGATGAGGATTACCCACCTTGCCAATTGCCCGGAAAGCCTTGACGCAGGTCTCTATGCTTGTAGCCCGGTCGGAGAAGGATTTCAGTGCACCTTTGAGTATCTGGCAACCGGTGAGAATCAGTGGGATACATAG
- a CDS encoding fatty acid desaturase, with protein MTTTMNQELPQDKSAWRQIVARYQTASLNRSVIQLITSVVPYFVLLVLMYFSLDISYWLTLLLAIPAAGFVIRIFIIFHDCGHGSFFASREANEWVGRFTGVLTFTPYHRWRRAHAIHHATAGDLDRREAGDVWTMTVDEYLESPPLKRLGYRVYRFPPIMLTVGAWMSFLVFERLWFWEKDKRARNSVIWTDVALLAIAVVATLTIGLKAYLLIQIPVICLAASAGVWLFYVQHQFEGVYWQRHEDWDYVDAALQGSSYYKLPSLLQWFSGNIGFHHIHHLSPKIPNYNLEQANNENSLFQIAPVTPRSSLKSLGFRLWDEENHQLVGFSEAKRAAELRSAPAKPNP; from the coding sequence ATGACTACAACTATGAATCAAGAGCTGCCCCAGGACAAATCGGCCTGGCGGCAGATTGTTGCCAGGTATCAGACGGCCAGCCTCAACCGAAGTGTGATACAGCTGATCACTTCCGTTGTGCCCTACTTCGTGCTGCTGGTCCTGATGTATTTCAGCCTGGACATCTCGTATTGGCTGACTCTGCTGTTGGCCATTCCAGCCGCAGGCTTCGTGATTCGGATCTTCATCATCTTCCATGACTGCGGCCATGGCTCATTTTTCGCCTCCCGAGAGGCCAACGAGTGGGTGGGCAGATTCACCGGCGTCCTGACCTTCACCCCCTACCATCGCTGGCGCAGAGCCCACGCCATCCATCATGCTACGGCGGGAGACCTGGACCGGCGCGAAGCGGGCGACGTGTGGACCATGACGGTAGATGAGTACCTGGAATCCCCCCCGTTAAAACGGTTGGGCTACCGGGTTTATCGTTTCCCGCCGATAATGTTAACAGTGGGGGCATGGATGAGCTTTTTGGTCTTCGAGCGACTCTGGTTCTGGGAGAAGGACAAGCGGGCGCGGAACAGCGTTATCTGGACCGATGTGGCTCTGCTGGCCATTGCGGTCGTCGCAACTTTGACAATTGGGCTCAAAGCGTATCTGCTTATTCAAATACCGGTCATCTGCCTGGCCGCCAGTGCCGGAGTCTGGCTTTTCTACGTCCAGCACCAGTTCGAGGGGGTGTACTGGCAACGGCATGAGGACTGGGACTATGTCGACGCCGCTCTGCAGGGCAGCTCCTATTACAAATTGCCCAGCCTTCTGCAGTGGTTTTCCGGTAACATCGGCTTTCACCATATCCACCATCTGAGCCCCAAAATCCCTAATTACAACCTGGAGCAGGCCAACAACGAGAACTCCCTGTTTCAGATTGCCCCGGTGACGCCCAGGTCGAGTCTGAAGTCACTGGGCTTCCGCCTATGGGATGAGGAGAATCATCAGCTGGTAGGCTTTTCCGAGGCGAAACGGGCAGCTGAGCTTCGATCCGCGCCCGCCAAACCCAACCCATAG